The Solanum lycopersicum chromosome 8, SLM_r2.1 DNA segment AAGATGGTCAAGTCGTTTAACTTAATTCGACAAGATGAGGTTCATAATCTTGTCGCATCAATTCATTCCACGCCAAATGTTGTGGTTAACATGTCTGAAATGGTTCTTCAACTTACCAGCTCTGTTATATGTAGATCAGCTATCGGAAAAGTATGGGATGATAGAGACAATTTGTTAACGAGCATGAGGGAAGTGTTAGACGTATTAGCCGGATTTTGATGTGGTAGATCTCTTTCCTTCATGGAAATTACTTCATCAAATCAGTGGAAAGAGAAACAGATTGATGAATATGCATCATAAGCTTGATGTAATATAGGAGAATATTATTAATGATCATAAACAGAATAAAGCAAATGGGGAAAAAGGCAACAACGAGTTTGAGGGTGAAGATTTGATTGACGTTTTACTCAGAGTTATGGAGAATGATGGACTTCAATTTCATATGACAAATGACAACATCAAAGCAGTCATTCTTGTAAGTTGATTTGGTTATAATCTCATTCTAACAAGTCAATCGTTAGCTAAAGTcttcttttgtttcttaaacTCTATATAATCGCAGAATGTTACATTAAAATAATGATCTTCACTTGATTGCCATTCCACATGATTTGTCACAATATTGACacaaaatattgttattatagATTTGTGATGCTTTCTTGCCTATTCAGACTCTCTGCAAAGTTacatttcaaacttttttagtGTATCCCCTAAGGAAGTAATGAATCCTATTTCATCCTTCTAATTGCAAAAGAGTACTGATGGTGGAAGGCTGTTGATAATTGATCTCCAgaatataattatgaattataagACCAAAAATACATTTGAGTTTCATGCTGTTCAGCTGTGCTTACTTTCATAAAAGAAGTAGCAATTCGTTTCAATTTACAGGAGAAAACCTTACAACGAAAAACTATGGATATGTAcctctatacacatcctaagtaAACCTAAAACTAGATGCAGGAAAGTTCCTAATCATGTTCCCCAAGAGTGATAGAGAAACAatggaaactttaactttataaACACCTTGCATCTAGAATCTGAACATTGTGAAGAAACAGCAAGTTGCTCGTTGCCTTCTGAAACTTAACTTGGGTGATTGTGCTGGCATTATCTCAACAGAATGATCGAATTGGAATGAAGAAAGATGAATGTGAAGATGAACAAGCTCAGCCGACAATTGCCAATAGGCTCTGTCTTACTGCTGGAACTGAGCATATAAGAGAACCAAATATACCAGTCAGGGCATATGCTATAGCGCAGAATGGAAGAGCTTCAGGTTCCTTAGCTGACAAAGCTGCTGTTCCGAGCCCATGAGcactaaaaaacaaaatacagaTAGTCATTAGAGCAATATTATACAGCTTTGGTCTTCTTCTATGTAAATTTCTCAAACATAAAAATCGATCTTcaccaaattaaaatataattttacagtTAAACTCAAACTGTTGATCCTAGAAGAGGAAAACTTGTTATCGTAAACTGAGGTTGCAAAAGCCAATTTTTATAGTTCTAGCATTTGATATAATTCTCTTTCGAAATggattctcttctttttttttcttttcgaaaTGGAGCATTAGATATAACTCTTACAAGGAACAGTCCTCTCATTGTAAAGCTAAATGATTGCTATCTGCACAATGAAAACGGCCAGTACCTTGATGCAGTTGCAATTCCTCGAGCAATAGGATCATTGAAGCCAAGTTTATCCAGCACAGCCTGAACAAAATTTGCTCCCACCAGACCAGTTAGTACAACGACAGCTGCTGTTAGGGATGAATTCACACCTGAATATCACACATTCAAGAAGAGTTTTAGCATCTTTTTCACTCTCGATTACCAGATAATCCATGATTCATCAAGCTTTCAGAGAACAAGATCATCAATGATATGTTCCTTACCTTCAAATAGAGAAACAATGCTGAGAGCTAGTGCGACAGTTATGCATCGTGGTAGGATCGATATAGTCAAATTTGGCTCCAATCCAATCAGCCTTCCAATGAGTGCGGTTGAATATAGTGAAAATAGCGTGGATATAATGACAGAGGTGAAAATCTCAGCAGCATGCCTTTTAACAAGCTGAGAATAGAAAATAGATAATTAGCATAAGCAAAAGACAGGAACAGGTGAGAAGCTGAAAGAGAGTGAATCCTCTGAAGGACCACTCATCTTACATTGGCTGCAAGAAGTCAGGAAGGTAaaggataaaaagaaaaaagttttatGTTTGTAAGAAAAGCGAAGGACAAGCAAAACAACTCCAAAATGAATCTACTGCTAGGTTTGGAATGTCATTGTTCAGTTCGTTCTATTTTTTAAGTCTTTGAAATTtgcctcttttttttcttgttttgttgcCGTATACATCCTTCCTCACCAATCACCGGTAAACATAAAAGTTCTTCTATAAGTTTGAAGTCACTTTAAATTTCTGTCCTGTTATCAGCCTTAGTTGCAGTTCATTTCTAGTTACCTTTCTTTGCTTGAACATGGAGAAGGCAAAGGAGATGATGACTGATCCCAAAAATCCCATGAGAATGTCCCCAGCTCCAGGATTAGATGCGGCCTTTGTAAGATAATCCCCTGAATAAATAAGCAAGGAGAAAGTACAATTTGATTAGCTGAATGGACAAATAATGTTGTTCAGAAAGTTTGACGTCTCATGCTCATAATACTTATGTATTACGCAGGAAAACAAATGGGCAGAAATTGTAACATCTTACTATACATGTAGAAGCTTGACGTTTATGCATTAAATCTTCCTTAAACCTTCTTTTTATCTACTACATCATGTACCACTGAAATGGCTAATCTAAGTTGATATAGCTATAGTCAAGTCAATTTTCATGTTAATGCTGTAAGAataagaaagtaaataaattataacatagAAGTAAAATCTTCACCAAGAACTGGATCAAGTCCAGACTTAGAAAGGTATCCAAAAGCAATGGCTGCAAGATCTGCAGAGACTGCACAACAGATGATTGGATGGAAAACCTTCTTTACAGCCGATGGAAGCCTGaggatataaaaattatgaatgtatAGACCAGATgaacaagaaaaaagaagaaagtttCTATGATAAACTGAAAAGTAGATTTATTCATGCTGAATCATACCCTGATCCAATTAGGTAGCCTAATACAGTAGATGAAAGTAGAAAGGGTAGGCATGTTCTAGCACTTGTTCCCAGTGCCGTCGGATAGTAAAGTGCACCAACAAATGATGCCAAAAAGATACCACTCCAAGTCCACATCTCCAAAGAAGAAAATGGAGAAGGCTTTGCCATGGGCTCAGCAGGTATCATCTCAGTCTTTACCATTTTCCTCACGGATATAGCTGTGAAACCCGCAACACAAAGAGAAGCCAACCAGCCTCCAACtgcaaaaaaagtaaaaaaccaGTTACTCTCTTGGCATGAACAAAGAGACTTGCTCAAagtgagaaaagaaaaggaaggaaGCTGCAGTTTTTTATAACCATATATATGTGACAGACTGATTCGGTTTGATTGCCTCGTTACCTTATTTTTCTCTTACTTAGTattaataatcttattttaCCAATTACCCTACCTTTTTATAATAACTGTAAGCTTACTCTTCAAATTGCTGGTGCGTGGTATTATGAAATGACGAGAAACAATAGAATCTATCAGAACAGTGTATTCATCACAACAATCCATTATGAACAATATGTAACAACCATTCAACGAGCTGTAAGGATATCTAGTCGAGCAGCTTACTATATGTTTGGGTACAATTAATAGGAACATGTTTGACTCTAAACAGGTCCTACTGAGCGCAATGTCCAAAAAAAAACCATTTTTGTTTCATAGGAAGATATTCAGTTATGAGTAACTAATAGCATTTTCTTATTCACATCGACTTAAAGTGTGATTATAATTTAGCAACACAAGGGCCTCTAGAAGCTAAATAGGCATCAAACTTAAAGTTAGTTGATCTTAATTCAGAGCTCTTTCTGCAAAAAGAACCAAAAGTGTGGCGATTTATCGTACAGTTAAGATGTGGTACCTAGTATAAAACAAATCTTGGCCCCAGAAGCTGCAGGAACATCCTTGACGGCAAGAGGGAGAACAACCAAAGAAGGTACATAAAACAATGGAAGCCATCTCTGGATAAACAAAAGTGCAGGCTCAAAAAAGTTCATCAATCCTTCTGCAGCCTTAGGAACAACGGAGTCAAGAATCGTTAGAACAGCAAATGTGCAAAACATTCCAAATAGAGCACTTGGGAACTTAATAGCAGCTTCCACAAATGCTTTCTTTAACAATTTATCCATAGCCAGTATGATTCCAAGTGAAACTAATAAATGCAATACTCCAAACACCTACAGCAAAacaaacaccaaaaaaaaaaatcaa contains these protein-coding regions:
- the LRGB gene encoding plastidal glycolate/glycerate translocator 1-like — protein: MATASAVPRSLFLPNFQYPTTLYQIKLKSLQTPLRILPQKSNLSSNVVNIKTNFVENTQSHERGVKRIHSSRRLIVRSMGSDSSVASTGLPSKVFGVLHLLVSLGIILAMDKLLKKAFVEAAIKFPSALFGMFCTFAVLTILDSVVPKAAEGLMNFFEPALLFIQRWLPLFYVPSLVVLPLAVKDVPAASGAKICFILVGGWLASLCVAGFTAISVRKMVKTEMIPAEPMAKPSPFSSLEMWTWSGIFLASFVGALYYPTALGTSARTCLPFLLSSTVLGYLIGSGLPSAVKKVFHPIICCAVSADLAAIAFGYLSKSGLDPVLGDYLTKAASNPGAGDILMGFLGSVIISFAFSMFKQRKLVKRHAAEIFTSVIISTLFSLYSTALIGRLIGLEPNLTISILPRCITVALALSIVSLFEGVNSSLTAAVVVLTGLVGANFVQAVLDKLGFNDPIARGIATASSAHGLGTAALSAKEPEALPFCAIAYALTGIFGSLICSVPAVRQSLLAIVG